The Kitasatospora paranensis genome has a window encoding:
- a CDS encoding MarR family winged helix-turn-helix transcriptional regulator — MAVDLEILGRAVKQAQYRHHRALDTRLAAVGTTLAQWDALRAIARAPGASGHELAVATFQGDQAFGTLANRLAAQHLIERRPGHGRRIEHHLTPAGERVLAAGRAVATEVLDASFAPLTDDERATLLGLLDRVGRLDPETGPALATGLPGHP; from the coding sequence ATGGCTGTAGACCTCGAAATCCTGGGCCGCGCCGTCAAGCAGGCGCAGTACCGCCACCACCGGGCACTGGACACCCGGCTGGCCGCCGTCGGCACCACGCTGGCCCAGTGGGACGCCCTGCGGGCGATCGCCCGCGCCCCGGGCGCCTCCGGACACGAACTCGCCGTGGCGACCTTCCAGGGCGACCAGGCCTTCGGCACCCTCGCCAACCGGCTCGCCGCCCAGCACCTGATCGAACGGCGCCCGGGGCACGGCCGCCGGATCGAGCACCACCTCACCCCGGCCGGCGAGCGCGTCCTGGCCGCCGGGCGGGCGGTCGCCACCGAGGTCCTCGACGCGTCCTTCGCGCCCCTCACCGACGACGAACGCGCCACCCTGCTCGGCCTGCTGGACCGCGTCGGGCGGCTGGACCCGGAGACCGGCCCGGCCCTCGCGACCGGCCTCCCGGGGCATCCCTGA
- a CDS encoding cation:proton antiporter, with amino-acid sequence MTSEQVITGLGLIVVLAVGSQLVASRLRIPALLVLLPVGFTAGALTDEVDPEQLLGPAFSPLVSLAVAVILYDAGLELDLRRLRGHTRRSVVRLIWLGTLITWVVATAFAVPVLGMSQRAAVMLGAILVVSGPTVVGPLLNHVRPTERLQRILIWEGSLIDPVGGILGALVFHAVVAADRTGPGTRIGQFCLSAALGLAGGAFGALVLWLLLRHVRLSEVLGTTTQLAAVVGVAAGCDALRDDTGLISAVVMGMALANLPSVDLPARRPFFETLASLIIGLLFVSISATVTPKSLEHLVLPTLALVAVLVLLVRPLVALLATARTDVPRGERCFIGWMAPRGIVAAATASTFAASLVQDHVGGAEKILPATFLVIVATVMLYGLTARPVARLLGVLRPARSRPLLVGGAAWAVDLGRALRSQGLDVLMWAGSGRQRARIAEAGLELVPGELLAAATGAGAELEGITGVLLLTEEDDFNALASMTLRESVDGPVYRLGPPPDSSGVMAPFMGGEALFGAGLTGPELARRYEEGARIETRRVDVGLPSGHQVLFLVRPDGQLVPVTEAHTPVPRPGDAAVLLAPAAGPDGP; translated from the coding sequence GTGACGTCCGAGCAGGTGATCACCGGTCTGGGGCTCATCGTGGTGCTGGCCGTCGGGTCGCAGCTGGTGGCGAGCCGGCTGCGGATCCCGGCGCTGCTCGTCCTGCTCCCGGTCGGGTTCACCGCCGGCGCGCTGACGGACGAGGTCGACCCCGAGCAGCTGCTCGGCCCGGCGTTCTCCCCGCTGGTTTCGCTGGCGGTCGCGGTGATCCTCTACGACGCCGGGCTGGAGCTGGACCTGCGCAGGCTCCGCGGGCACACCCGGCGGTCGGTGGTGCGGCTGATCTGGCTGGGGACGCTCATCACCTGGGTGGTCGCGACGGCGTTCGCGGTGCCGGTGCTGGGCATGTCCCAGCGGGCCGCGGTGATGCTGGGGGCGATCCTGGTGGTCTCCGGGCCGACCGTGGTCGGGCCGCTGCTGAACCACGTCCGCCCGACCGAGCGGCTGCAGCGGATCCTGATCTGGGAGGGCTCCCTGATCGACCCGGTCGGCGGCATCCTGGGTGCGCTGGTGTTCCACGCGGTCGTCGCGGCCGACCGGACGGGGCCGGGCACCCGGATCGGCCAGTTCTGCCTGAGCGCGGCGCTGGGGCTGGCGGGCGGCGCCTTCGGGGCGCTGGTGCTGTGGCTGCTGCTGCGTCACGTGCGGCTGAGCGAGGTGCTGGGCACCACCACGCAGCTCGCCGCCGTGGTCGGGGTGGCGGCCGGCTGCGACGCGCTGCGGGACGACACCGGGCTGATCTCGGCGGTGGTGATGGGGATGGCGCTGGCGAACCTGCCGAGCGTGGACCTGCCCGCCCGCCGGCCGTTCTTCGAGACGCTGGCTTCGCTGATCATCGGGCTGCTGTTCGTCTCGATCTCGGCGACCGTGACACCGAAGTCGCTGGAGCACCTGGTGCTGCCGACGCTCGCCCTGGTGGCCGTGCTGGTGCTGCTGGTACGGCCGCTGGTGGCGCTGCTGGCGACGGCGCGCACGGACGTGCCGCGCGGCGAGCGGTGCTTCATCGGCTGGATGGCGCCGCGCGGCATCGTGGCCGCCGCGACCGCCTCCACCTTCGCGGCCTCCCTGGTGCAGGACCACGTCGGGGGCGCCGAGAAGATCCTGCCCGCGACCTTCCTGGTGATCGTCGCCACGGTGATGCTGTACGGCCTGACGGCCCGCCCGGTGGCCCGGCTGCTCGGCGTGCTGCGGCCCGCGCGTTCGCGGCCGCTCCTGGTCGGCGGTGCCGCCTGGGCCGTCGACCTGGGGCGTGCGCTGCGGTCGCAGGGCCTGGACGTGCTGATGTGGGCCGGGTCCGGGCGGCAGCGCGCCCGGATCGCCGAGGCGGGCCTGGAACTGGTGCCGGGTGAGCTGCTCGCGGCGGCCACCGGCGCGGGCGCGGAACTGGAGGGCATCACCGGGGTCCTGCTGCTGACGGAGGAGGACGACTTCAACGCGCTGGCCTCGATGACGCTGCGGGAGAGCGTGGACGGCCCGGTGTACCGGCTGGGACCGCCGCCCGACAGCAGCGGGGTGATGGCGCCCTTCATGGGCGGTGAGGCGCTCTTCGGCGCCGGTCTGACCGGGCCCGAGCTGGCCCGCCGCTACGAGGAGGGCGCACGGATCGAGACCCGCCGGGTCGACGTCGGCCTCCCGTCAGGACATCAGGTGCTCTTCCTGGTACGGCCGGACGGGCAGCTGGTGCCGGTCACCGAGGCGCACACGCCCGTCCCGCGCCCGGGCGACGCCGCGGTGCTGCTGGCGCCGGCGGCCGGCCCGGACGGGCCGTGA
- a CDS encoding GAP family protein — protein sequence MVLDLLLIGLAITLEPIPVTAFILLLSADRGLRKGLAFVLAWLACLVLVLALTVTATGGNPPKAQSTPSTAVLAVKIALGVGLIAYGEHRRRRLGRRPPREPAWAARLDHVSVWTAAGIAVLVQPWGLVAAGCATVVNADMSHVTSYLVLMGFCLLASASLLAMQLYATFRPRTAQQSLARLRTWMNSHQDQAIVVICLLVGLWLVGKSISQLV from the coding sequence ATGGTGCTCGACCTCCTGCTGATCGGTCTGGCGATCACCCTGGAACCCATCCCGGTGACCGCCTTCATCCTGCTGCTGTCGGCCGACCGCGGTCTGCGCAAGGGTCTGGCCTTCGTGCTGGCCTGGCTCGCCTGCCTCGTCCTGGTGCTCGCCCTGACGGTCACGGCGACCGGCGGGAACCCGCCCAAGGCGCAGAGCACGCCGTCGACGGCGGTCCTGGCGGTCAAGATCGCCCTCGGCGTGGGCCTGATCGCGTACGGCGAGCACCGGCGGCGCCGGCTCGGCCGCCGGCCCCCGCGCGAGCCCGCCTGGGCCGCCCGGCTCGACCACGTCTCGGTCTGGACGGCGGCCGGCATCGCGGTGCTCGTCCAGCCGTGGGGCCTGGTCGCCGCGGGCTGCGCCACGGTGGTGAACGCCGATATGTCGCACGTCACCTCGTACCTCGTGCTGATGGGCTTCTGTCTGCTCGCCAGCGCCAGCCTGCTCGCCATGCAGCTGTACGCCACCTTCCGGCCGAGGACGGCGCAGCAGAGCCTCGCCAGGCTCCGTACCTGGATGAACAGTCACCAGGACCAGGCGATCGTGGTGATCTGCCTGCTGGTCGGCCTGTGGCTGGTCGGCAAGAGCATTTCCCAGCTGGTCTAG
- a CDS encoding aminoglycoside phosphotransferase family protein, whose protein sequence is MIGIPEVFARDTVAREGQAGREWIAALPGLVDGLLERWDCTPEAPVRHGQVGIVVPVRSAGLPPAVLKVSFPHPGNIHEPTAFAAWGGRGAVRLHRRDDARFALLLERASTVTLADLPDVDEAVAAAGVLAARLAVPAPPGPTGLPAGPDCPGCGTTRCGGPGRSARRARSSAARCRAG, encoded by the coding sequence GTGATCGGGATACCCGAGGTCTTCGCGCGGGACACCGTCGCCCGGGAGGGGCAAGCCGGGCGCGAGTGGATCGCGGCCCTGCCCGGTCTGGTCGACGGGCTCTTGGAGCGCTGGGACTGCACACCGGAGGCGCCGGTGCGGCACGGGCAGGTCGGGATCGTCGTGCCCGTCCGGTCGGCGGGGCTGCCCCCGGCCGTGCTGAAAGTGTCGTTCCCCCACCCGGGGAACATCCACGAGCCGACGGCCTTCGCGGCCTGGGGCGGTCGCGGTGCGGTGCGGCTGCACCGCCGCGACGACGCGCGGTTCGCTCTGCTGCTGGAGCGGGCGTCGACCGTCACGCTCGCCGACCTGCCGGACGTCGACGAGGCGGTGGCAGCCGCGGGTGTCCTGGCGGCCCGCCTCGCCGTTCCGGCGCCGCCCGGCCCGACCGGACTCCCCGCCGGACCGGACTGCCCGGGCTGCGGGACCACGCGCTGCGGTGGGCCCGGGAGATCGGCCCGGCGAGCGCGGAGCTCGGCGGCCCGCTGCCGCGCCGGGTGA
- a CDS encoding MFS transporter, with product MTGRDGTGLIAQLRNPPGGRDARVMLAALFVDRSGSGVWGAAAVLYFAFVAHLDARQIGLLLGTAATAGIAGSPLAGRLAARYPLRPLLIGCHLLRAAALCLILSCDRFAALLPMVAVTALGDRGARTLEMIFATRVAGSRRSTYQALSRTASNAGYAVGAAVAAASIALGTRDAYRALVLVDVLSFLVATVLVRRAREPQVEPRGATPDGPAAAAGREQAAPGPWRNGRYLRFVLLDIVMSLDDSVLNVGLPLWLATRTSAPHALVPAFLVINTVLVVVLQLRVSARAEGPRRAVRAVFGYGVLLAACCVAIAVSTRGGPVTASIALTAAAVLVTMAELMRSVSSWELAVSLAPPHSQASYLGVAGMSQSVQKSVGPLVLTGAVMVAGPPGWLLLGGAVAVLSVVQGRGCERFLDDLRTPTAQASPTAPTVLEPDAGRGARGSGRIGRRASGQPLPGRGPANSRNVSS from the coding sequence ATGACCGGCAGGGACGGGACGGGGCTGATCGCGCAGCTGCGCAACCCACCGGGAGGCCGGGACGCGCGGGTGATGCTCGCGGCGCTGTTCGTCGACCGGTCGGGATCGGGGGTGTGGGGCGCAGCCGCCGTCCTGTACTTCGCGTTCGTCGCCCACCTGGACGCCCGGCAGATCGGGCTGCTGCTCGGCACGGCCGCCACGGCCGGAATCGCCGGATCGCCCCTGGCGGGACGGCTCGCCGCCCGGTACCCGCTGCGCCCGCTGCTGATCGGCTGCCACCTGCTGCGCGCCGCCGCGCTCTGCCTGATCCTGAGCTGCGACCGGTTCGCGGCCCTGCTGCCGATGGTGGCGGTGACCGCCCTCGGCGACCGGGGCGCGAGAACCCTGGAGATGATCTTCGCCACCCGGGTCGCGGGCAGCCGTCGCTCGACCTATCAGGCGCTGTCCCGCACCGCGTCGAACGCGGGCTACGCCGTGGGAGCCGCCGTCGCAGCCGCCAGCATCGCCCTCGGCACGCGGGACGCCTACCGCGCCCTCGTCCTGGTGGACGTCCTCTCGTTCCTGGTGGCCACCGTCCTCGTCCGGCGCGCCCGCGAACCGCAGGTCGAGCCCCGTGGCGCAACACCTGACGGCCCGGCAGCCGCGGCCGGCCGCGAGCAGGCCGCACCGGGCCCTTGGCGCAACGGCCGCTACCTGCGCTTCGTCCTGCTGGACATCGTGATGAGCCTGGACGACTCCGTCCTCAACGTCGGTCTGCCGCTCTGGCTGGCGACCCGCACGAGCGCGCCGCACGCCCTCGTGCCGGCCTTCCTGGTGATCAACACGGTGCTGGTCGTGGTCCTGCAGCTCCGGGTCTCGGCCCGGGCCGAGGGCCCGAGGCGCGCCGTCCGGGCGGTCTTCGGCTACGGCGTCCTGCTTGCCGCCTGCTGTGTCGCCATCGCCGTATCGACCCGCGGCGGCCCGGTGACCGCCTCGATCGCGCTCACCGCGGCCGCGGTGCTCGTCACCATGGCGGAGCTGATGCGGTCGGTGAGCTCCTGGGAGCTGGCGGTCTCGCTCGCACCGCCGCATTCCCAGGCGTCCTACCTCGGGGTCGCCGGGATGTCGCAGTCGGTGCAGAAGTCGGTCGGCCCGCTCGTCCTGACGGGCGCCGTGATGGTGGCCGGACCGCCCGGCTGGCTGCTGCTCGGGGGCGCGGTCGCCGTGCTGTCCGTCGTCCAGGGGCGGGGCTGCGAGCGGTTCCTGGACGACCTCCGCACGCCGACAGCCCAGGCATCCCCGACAGCCCCGACAGTCCTGGAGCCGGATGCCGGACGCGGGGCGCGAGGGTCGGGCCGGATCGGACGGCGCGCGTCCGGTCAGCCGCTGCCGGGCCGGGGGCCGGCGAACTCGCGCAATGTCTCCTCGTAG
- a CDS encoding alpha/beta hydrolase family protein, giving the protein MTAAAPPFLLLHGTADDRLPPEHSERLHGRLLAAGVRSTYIPVPGAGHVFAGHDDMPGVVAATVDFFVRELLGDRAGA; this is encoded by the coding sequence GTGACGGCCGCGGCACCGCCGTTCCTGCTGCTGCACGGCACGGCGGACGACCGTCTGCCACCGGAGCACAGCGAACGGCTGCACGGGCGGCTGCTGGCCGCGGGTGTCCGCTCGACCTACATCCCCGTCCCGGGCGCCGGGCACGTGTTCGCCGGCCACGACGACATGCCGGGCGTGGTCGCCGCCACCGTCGACTTCTTCGTGCGGGAGCTGCTCGGCGATCGCGCCGGGGCCTGA
- a CDS encoding alpha/beta hydrolase, translating into MDLHLAPVPPRPAPDGGRVFEGLSYALREGFRPLLLDLHVPPAGGGPAPVVVWIHGGAFLSGDRRHLPETLTPGSLFEAFTAAGIAVATIDYRLSGEAVFPAQLDDVRSAIAYLRYYADVLGIDTGRLGASGESAGGALAALAALTPQVGGGPGEASPPGIAAAVLWYPVTDLALRDATAVDSPEAKLLGGAPAELPEQAAAAGRSTR; encoded by the coding sequence ATGGATCTTCATCTGGCACCGGTTCCGCCCCGACCGGCCCCCGACGGGGGCCGGGTCTTCGAGGGCCTCAGCTACGCACTCCGTGAGGGATTCCGGCCGCTCCTGCTGGACCTGCACGTCCCACCGGCGGGCGGTGGGCCTGCGCCGGTCGTGGTCTGGATCCACGGCGGCGCATTCCTGAGTGGGGACCGCCGCCACCTGCCGGAGACACTGACGCCCGGCTCCCTCTTCGAGGCATTCACGGCCGCCGGGATCGCGGTCGCGACGATCGACTACCGGCTGTCCGGCGAGGCGGTGTTCCCGGCCCAGCTCGACGACGTCCGTTCGGCGATCGCCTATCTGCGGTACTACGCCGACGTGTTGGGGATCGACACCGGGCGGCTGGGTGCGTCCGGCGAATCCGCGGGCGGCGCACTTGCGGCGCTCGCGGCACTCACGCCGCAGGTGGGCGGCGGCCCCGGGGAGGCGTCGCCCCCGGGGATCGCCGCGGCGGTCCTCTGGTACCCGGTGACGGATCTGGCCCTGCGCGATGCGACGGCAGTGGACTCGCCCGAGGCGAAGCTCCTCGGCGGTGCCCCCGCCGAGCTGCCCGAGCAGGCCGCGGCGGCGGGGCGGTCCACCAGGTGA
- a CDS encoding DUF4386 domain-containing protein → MSTHRGTAVATGVLFILAAVASIAGLLLYGPVLGDREYVVGGHAHTAEMASGALLEVVLAFSVIGISVLMFPVVRRFAESVALGYVCFRLLEAAVIVFGIISLLSVVTLGRDHASATAPEAAAYLTAGRALVAEHDWTFLFGPNIALGPSTTLMAYFLHRSRVVPRFIAVLGLVGGPLILGSAVLVLFGAYQQISTWGSLAALPVFAYEMSLAVWLIVKGFDRTAMARLVPAVP, encoded by the coding sequence TTGAGCACGCACAGGGGGACGGCGGTGGCCACCGGGGTGTTGTTCATCCTGGCGGCGGTCGCCTCGATCGCGGGACTGCTGCTGTACGGGCCGGTGCTCGGCGACCGGGAGTACGTCGTCGGGGGCCACGCCCACACCGCCGAGATGGCGTCGGGCGCGCTGCTGGAGGTGGTCCTCGCCTTCTCGGTGATCGGCATATCGGTGCTGATGTTCCCGGTCGTGCGGAGGTTCGCGGAGAGCGTCGCGCTGGGGTACGTCTGCTTCCGGCTGCTGGAGGCGGCCGTCATCGTGTTCGGCATCATCAGCCTGCTGTCGGTGGTGACGCTGGGCCGGGACCACGCGTCGGCCACCGCGCCCGAGGCGGCCGCCTATCTGACCGCGGGCCGGGCGCTGGTGGCGGAGCACGACTGGACGTTCCTGTTCGGACCCAACATCGCCCTGGGCCCGAGCACGACGCTGATGGCGTACTTCCTCCACCGGTCGAGGGTGGTCCCGAGGTTCATCGCCGTGCTGGGCCTGGTCGGCGGGCCGCTGATCCTCGGATCGGCCGTGCTCGTCCTCTTCGGCGCCTACCAGCAGATCTCCACCTGGGGCAGCCTCGCCGCCCTCCCGGTGTTCGCGTACGAGATGTCACTGGCCGTCTGGCTGATCGTCAAGGGCTTCGACCGGACGGCGATGGCACGGCTCGTGCCCGCGGTGCCCTGA